From the genome of Ignavibacteriales bacterium, one region includes:
- a CDS encoding PQQ-dependent sugar dehydrogenase — MKKITQSYLAIIFLFSSCNPAQTQLQIELAFPNLTFEQPVDIQNSGDGSNRLFILEQRGVISVFKNTQFTTSKKTFLDLSDKVLSGGEMGLLGLAFHPDYKNNGYFFVDYTTDNPRRTIISRFKVDANDPDKADRNSELILLEVNQPYTNHNGGRISFGPDGFLYISFGDGGSGGDPQNNAQNLSSLLGKILRIDINNKTGSLNYAIPPDNPFKGNTSGHREEIFAYGFRNVWRFSFDFETKKLWAADVGQNAWEEIDLIEKGGNYGWRCFEGNHSYNTSGCNATDYIKPIWEYGHNNDGGYSITGGFVYHGKNASELLGKYVYADYVSGKIWAIELQGSVVKNNLLFSSSNPISTFGLDENNELYFANYAIGKIYKFIGTPVTKVGKLDLPSEYELKQNYPNPFNPSTIISYQIAVGGLVTLKVYDFIGREVATLVKEFKPPGIYNSQFSTLLTGRHVNNSQLSSGVYFYTLQANDFIKTKKMLLVK, encoded by the coding sequence ATGAAAAAGATTACTCAATCATACCTCGCTATAATTTTTTTGTTTTCATCTTGTAATCCGGCGCAAACACAATTACAAATAGAATTGGCTTTTCCTAATCTTACATTCGAGCAGCCTGTCGATATCCAAAATTCCGGAGATGGTTCGAATCGGCTTTTTATTCTGGAACAACGCGGAGTAATTTCTGTTTTCAAGAATACTCAATTTACTACCTCAAAAAAAACATTTCTCGATTTAAGCGATAAAGTGCTAAGCGGCGGAGAGATGGGTTTGCTTGGCTTAGCATTTCATCCGGATTATAAAAATAACGGTTATTTTTTTGTTGATTACACAACCGATAATCCTAGGCGTACAATTATATCGAGATTCAAGGTTGATGCTAATGATCCGGACAAAGCAGATCGAAACAGCGAATTGATTTTGCTGGAAGTAAATCAGCCGTATACAAATCATAATGGCGGACGAATTTCTTTTGGACCGGATGGCTTTCTCTATATTTCTTTCGGCGACGGCGGCTCGGGCGGCGACCCTCAGAATAACGCGCAAAATCTTTCTTCACTTCTCGGAAAAATTTTACGAATCGATATTAATAACAAAACCGGGTCATTGAATTATGCCATTCCGCCCGATAATCCATTTAAAGGAAATACATCGGGACACCGGGAAGAAATTTTTGCATATGGTTTTAGAAATGTCTGGCGTTTCAGTTTTGATTTTGAGACTAAAAAACTTTGGGCTGCAGATGTTGGGCAAAATGCATGGGAAGAAATTGATCTAATAGAAAAAGGAGGCAATTACGGCTGGAGATGTTTTGAAGGGAATCATTCATACAATACATCCGGATGCAACGCTACCGATTATATTAAACCGATTTGGGAATATGGACACAACAATGACGGCGGTTATTCAATTACGGGAGGATTTGTTTACCACGGCAAAAATGCATCGGAACTCTTAGGAAAATATGTTTATGCGGATTATGTCTCCGGAAAGATTTGGGCAATTGAACTTCAAGGTTCGGTTGTTAAAAATAATTTGTTGTTCTCATCTTCAAACCCAATATCAACATTTGGTCTTGATGAGAATAACGAACTTTACTTTGCAAACTACGCAATAGGTAAAATTTATAAATTCATCGGAACCCCGGTTACAAAAGTTGGCAAGTTAGATTTACCCAGTGAATATGAGCTTAAGCAAAACTATCCGAATCCATTTAATCCAAGTACTATTATAAGTTATCAAATAGCAGTTGGCGGTTTAGTGACTCTAAAAGTTTACGATTTCATTGGCAGAGAAGTTGCGACATTAGTAAAAGAATTCAAACCACCGGGAATTTATAACTCTCAATTCTCAACATTGCTTACTGGAAGGCATGTTAACAATTCTCAATTAAGTTCGGGTGTTTACTTCTACACTCTCCAAGCCAATGATTTTATAAAAACAAAAAAAATGCTTCTGGTAAAATAA
- a CDS encoding thioredoxin family protein yields MKTKINFLIQVVLLFAMLITSKSFASEPKKAANFRLKDYNGKEYQLSDFKNSKATVVMFIATQCPVSNAYNPRMAKLYADYKDKGVTFIGVNSNEKESVEEIKEHAKSNKLDFLILKDPNNVVADKFDASVTPETYVLDANMNILYHGRIDDNRRESDVKTKDLRAALDEVLTGKKVEVSETKAFGCSIKRAE; encoded by the coding sequence ATGAAAACCAAAATAAATTTTCTTATTCAGGTTGTTCTTTTATTTGCAATGCTGATAACTTCTAAGTCATTTGCAAGTGAGCCAAAGAAAGCTGCAAATTTTAGATTGAAAGACTATAATGGCAAAGAATATCAATTAAGCGATTTTAAAAATTCCAAAGCTACTGTTGTAATGTTCATCGCAACTCAATGCCCGGTTTCCAATGCCTATAATCCGCGTATGGCTAAACTTTATGCCGATTATAAAGATAAAGGTGTGACATTCATTGGTGTTAATTCCAATGAGAAGGAGAGCGTTGAAGAAATCAAAGAACATGCAAAATCAAATAAACTCGATTTTTTAATTCTAAAAGATCCAAACAATGTTGTAGCCGATAAATTTGATGCTTCAGTTACGCCGGAGACATACGTGCTTGACGCCAATATGAATATATTATATCATGGCAGAATAGACGACAATCGCCGCGAGTCTGATGTTAAAACTAAAGATTTAAGAGCAGCATTAGATGAAGTTCTTACCGGCAAGAAGGTTGAAGTTTCGGAGACTAAAGCATTTGGCTGTTCAATAAAAAGAGCGGAATGA
- a CDS encoding TlpA disulfide reductase family protein, whose translation MMLRKIFMVLILLFIASQFEIYRAQEIKVEPIDKTKLTKLIKDRNGKVLFLNLWATWCIPCREEFPSIVKLAGEMQNVEFVGISADYPDEVKTKIIPFLKSNKANFTNYVSGFSGDEDLINALDKKWNGALPATLIYDKNGKKISFLKGKQSYEKFKADIKKADEQN comes from the coding sequence ATGATGTTGAGAAAAATTTTCATGGTTTTGATTTTACTCTTTATTGCTTCTCAATTTGAAATTTATCGAGCACAAGAAATAAAAGTTGAACCGATTGATAAAACAAAACTGACAAAGCTAATAAAGGACCGGAACGGAAAAGTTCTTTTTCTAAATTTGTGGGCAACTTGGTGCATTCCTTGCAGAGAGGAATTTCCATCGATAGTTAAATTGGCTGGCGAAATGCAAAATGTTGAGTTCGTTGGCATTAGTGCGGATTATCCGGATGAAGTCAAAACCAAGATTATTCCATTCTTAAAATCGAATAAAGCGAATTTTACTAATTACGTAAGCGGTTTTTCGGGAGATGAAGATTTGATAAATGCTCTTGATAAAAAATGGAACGGCGCTTTACCGGCTACTTTAATTTATGATAAAAACGGAAAGAAGATTTCATTCTTAAAAGGGAAACAATCTTACGAGAAATTTAAGGCAGACATAAAAAAAGCTGATGAACAGAATTGA
- a CDS encoding deoxyribodipyrimidine photo-lyase — translation MLEWEINLSSLVNNIHPKRIRTLKEGIIKNGPVIYWMQRDQRAHDNWALLHAQQIALERKIPLYVIFNLVPNFLEASIRQYGFMLKGLEEVENELLRFNIPFLLLSGNPEIEIPKYVVESDASALVTDFNPLKSVRRWKKSVAEKIEIPFYEVDAHNIVPCLVASNKLEFAAYTIRPKIQKLLPEFMDEFPSLKKMKRSNFNNDKVDWQKIRSSLKINFDVPEVDWIIPGEKTAHLILEYFIKHKLKNYNEKRNDPNANGASNLSPYLHFGQISPQRVALMIQPMTEYSESHKSFLEELIVRRELADNFCYFNENYDSFDGFPDWAKNSLNSHRKDKREYEYSLKQFENAKTHDELWNAAQSEMISKGKMHGYMRMYWAKKILEWSKLPEEAMRIAIYLNDKYELDGRDPNGYAGIAWSIGGVHDRAWFDRSVYGKTRYMNYNGCAKKFDVKKYIAGNQF, via the coding sequence TTGCTAGAATGGGAAATTAACCTGTCATCATTAGTTAATAATATTCATCCAAAAAGAATTAGAACCCTCAAAGAAGGAATAATTAAAAACGGTCCGGTAATTTATTGGATGCAGCGTGATCAACGTGCTCATGATAACTGGGCTTTGCTTCATGCCCAGCAAATTGCACTTGAAAGGAAAATTCCTCTTTATGTTATTTTTAACCTTGTTCCAAATTTTTTAGAAGCAAGCATCCGTCAATATGGTTTTATGCTGAAAGGACTGGAAGAAGTTGAGAACGAACTTCTGCGATTTAACATTCCATTTTTATTGTTAAGCGGTAATCCGGAAATTGAAATTCCAAAGTATGTTGTTGAATCTGATGCTTCGGCACTGGTTACAGATTTCAATCCTCTAAAAAGTGTACGCCGTTGGAAAAAATCTGTAGCAGAAAAAATAGAAATTCCATTTTATGAGGTTGATGCACACAATATTGTTCCATGTCTGGTTGCATCAAACAAGCTGGAGTTCGCGGCTTATACTATACGACCCAAGATTCAAAAATTATTACCGGAATTTATGGATGAGTTTCCTTCCTTGAAGAAAATGAAACGAAGTAATTTTAATAACGATAAAGTTGATTGGCAAAAAATTAGAAGTTCACTTAAAATAAATTTTGATGTCCCGGAAGTTGATTGGATTATACCCGGCGAGAAAACTGCTCATCTTATATTGGAATATTTTATAAAACATAAATTGAAAAATTATAACGAGAAGCGTAATGATCCGAACGCAAATGGTGCCTCTAATCTCTCACCTTACCTTCACTTTGGGCAGATTTCTCCTCAGCGTGTTGCTTTAATGATACAACCGATGACCGAATATTCTGAATCACATAAATCGTTTTTAGAAGAACTGATTGTGAGACGGGAATTAGCCGATAATTTTTGTTACTTCAATGAAAATTACGATTCATTTGATGGTTTTCCGGATTGGGCAAAGAACTCGTTGAATTCTCATCGCAAAGATAAACGTGAGTATGAATATTCACTCAAGCAATTTGAGAACGCCAAAACTCATGACGAACTCTGGAATGCCGCACAATCAGAGATGATAAGTAAAGGTAAGATGCATGGATATATGCGAATGTATTGGGCAAAAAAAATTTTGGAATGGAGCAAATTACCAGAAGAGGCAATGCGCATTGCAATTTACTTAAATGATAAATATGAACTTGACGGCAGGGATCCGAATGGTTATGCAGGAATTGCATGGTCAATAGGCGGTGTTCACGACCGCGCTTGGTTCGATCGTTCTGTTTATGGTAAAACCCGTTACATGAATTACAACGGCTGCGCTAAAAAATTTGACGTAAAAAAATATATTGCCGGCAATCAATTTTGA
- a CDS encoding EVE domain-containing protein encodes MKYWLIKSESETFSIDDLAKNKTTYWDGVRNYQARNFIRDEMKAGDKVIFYHSSTEIPAAVGICEVVKEAYPDFTAFDPKDVHYDPKSKKDSPAWFMVDIKFVKKFSNPVSIAEIKANKKLQKMNLIQQGNRLSVMPVTKEEFEEIARMGN; translated from the coding sequence ATGAAATATTGGCTTATTAAATCGGAATCGGAAACTTTTTCGATTGATGATCTTGCGAAGAACAAAACAACATATTGGGACGGAGTCCGCAATTACCAGGCTCGTAATTTTATTAGAGATGAAATGAAAGCCGGCGACAAAGTGATATTCTATCACAGCAGTACAGAAATTCCGGCAGCAGTTGGAATTTGCGAAGTCGTTAAAGAAGCGTATCCGGATTTCACCGCTTTCGATCCTAAAGACGTTCACTACGATCCAAAAAGTAAAAAGGATTCTCCCGCATGGTTTATGGTTGATATTAAGTTTGTGAAAAAGTTTAGTAACCCGGTTTCAATAGCCGAGATAAAAGCAAACAAGAAATTGCAGAAGATGAATCTTATTCAGCAAGGAAACCGTTTATCTGTAATGCCGGTAACTAAAGAAGAGTTCGAAGAAATTGCTAGAATGGGAAATTAA
- a CDS encoding DUF1572 family protein, giving the protein MLKDTLVELFERDLNKLIEEIKLYKNESDLWIKQGSIANSAGNLTLHLIGNLNHFIGFALGNTGYKREREAEFNTVMVPRKELLTSLERTNSVVKNALSNLKTEDFEKPFPLEKQGEIFSTNYMLLHLLAHLSYHLGQINYHRRLIRRESL; this is encoded by the coding sequence ATGCTTAAAGATACTTTAGTAGAGTTGTTTGAGCGAGATTTGAACAAACTGATTGAAGAGATCAAGTTATATAAAAATGAAAGCGATCTGTGGATCAAGCAGGGTTCAATTGCAAATTCAGCAGGAAATTTAACTTTGCATCTCATCGGTAATCTGAACCACTTTATTGGTTTTGCATTAGGAAATACGGGTTACAAAAGAGAAAGAGAAGCAGAGTTCAACACTGTAATGGTTCCGCGAAAAGAATTGCTAACCTCACTTGAAAGAACAAATTCTGTTGTTAAAAATGCTTTATCAAATCTTAAGACAGAAGATTTTGAAAAACCATTTCCGCTAGAAAAACAGGGCGAAATATTTTCTACAAATTATATGCTTCTCCATCTGCTCGCTCATCTCAGCTATCATCTTGGACAGATAAATTATCACAGAAGACTTATTCGAAGAGAATCATTATGA
- a CDS encoding SRPBCC family protein: MTNKFSIVINKEINAPSSKVWDALTNPEIIKQYLFGTETVTDWKVGRPIVFQGVWEGVEYKDKGTILEFIPQQKLKYNYWSSFSKLEDVPENYQQITFNLKSQGDKTILTLTQDNVPNLQSKEHSEANWLIVLNLMKEIIER, translated from the coding sequence TTGACAAATAAGTTTTCTATTGTAATAAATAAAGAAATAAACGCTCCTTCATCTAAAGTGTGGGATGCTCTTACTAATCCGGAAATTATAAAACAATATCTCTTTGGAACAGAAACGGTGACAGATTGGAAAGTCGGCAGGCCAATCGTTTTTCAAGGTGTTTGGGAGGGAGTGGAATATAAAGATAAAGGAACCATACTCGAGTTTATTCCCCAACAAAAACTTAAGTATAATTATTGGAGTTCGTTTTCCAAGTTGGAAGATGTACCGGAAAATTATCAGCAAATCACATTTAATCTTAAAAGCCAAGGGGATAAAACAATTCTTACACTAACTCAAGATAATGTTCCTAATCTGCAGTCTAAAGAACACTCCGAAGCAAATTGGTTGATAGTTCTGAATTTGATGAAAGAAATAATTGAAAGATAA
- the feoB gene encoding ferrous iron transport protein B translates to MTTQTLTAILLSDLQNDETGIITKINGHGAFRKRITEMGFVKGKSVKVIKNAPLQDPIEYEVMDFRVSLRRSEARLIEVVPADEYDQLFQSSYKGMFDEGMIENTIVEQSKTINVALVGNPNSGKTTLFNFATGKHERVGNYGGVTVDTKEAFVNQNGYLINVTDLPGTYSISEYSPEELFVRRHLTEKKPDVVVNIIDSSNLERNLFLTSQLMDMNIKVVIALNMYDELENKGDKFDHETLAKMIGIPIVTTVASKGKGIKDLFSKIIDVYENTDPIARQVHINYGTNIEEAINILKSEINKNEEVGNLYFPRYTAIKLIENDKSFTDQISNVPGTANLLSLAQKEKTELEREYKEKSDTIIADAKYGFINGVLKDTFKQHKINKRQTSHSIDFMLTHKYLGFPFFIFFLWVMFQLTFSLGSYPMNWIDSGVSALGDLLGNVIPAGSLHDLIVDGIIGGVGGVIVFLPNILILFFCISLMEDTGYMARAAFIMDKLMHKMGLHGKSFIPLIMGFGCNVPAVMATRTLENRKDRILTMLILPFMSCSARLPVYVLLISAFFPKNQGLVLLSIYVIGIALAILVALVFKRIFFAKEDVPFVMELPPYRIPTLRNTTIHMWNKSVQYLTKMGTVILTASIIIWALGYFPRDIKYSKDYNTMSNQISSNSSLTSKEKEKEIALIEINKESERMENSYIGRLGHLIVPVIQPLGWDWKIGVSIITGLAAKEIVIGSMSVLYQSEITSGDNSVNLKNRLQEQVFTSGPKIGEKVFSPLVAYSLMLFILIYFPCVAVIAAIKKEANWKWASFTMVYTTVLAWFIAFSVYHIGNIF, encoded by the coding sequence ATGACAACTCAAACATTAACGGCAATCCTTCTTTCCGATCTTCAGAATGATGAGACCGGAATAATTACGAAAATAAACGGACACGGTGCATTTCGAAAACGAATAACAGAAATGGGATTTGTAAAAGGTAAATCTGTAAAGGTCATCAAAAACGCTCCATTGCAGGATCCGATCGAATATGAAGTAATGGACTTCCGAGTATCTCTACGCAGAAGCGAAGCTCGTTTGATAGAAGTTGTTCCTGCAGATGAATATGATCAACTCTTCCAGTCGTCTTATAAAGGAATGTTTGACGAAGGTATGATTGAGAATACAATCGTTGAACAAAGTAAGACAATCAATGTCGCACTTGTTGGAAATCCGAATTCAGGTAAAACAACATTGTTCAATTTTGCAACCGGCAAACATGAAAGAGTTGGAAATTACGGCGGTGTAACAGTCGATACGAAAGAAGCTTTTGTAAATCAAAACGGATACTTGATAAATGTTACCGATCTACCCGGAACATATTCAATTTCGGAATATTCACCCGAAGAACTCTTTGTGCGTCGTCATCTTACCGAAAAGAAGCCTGATGTAGTTGTCAATATCATCGACTCTTCTAATCTCGAACGGAATCTTTTCCTGACTTCTCAGTTGATGGATATGAACATAAAGGTTGTTATAGCATTGAATATGTACGATGAACTGGAAAACAAAGGTGATAAATTTGATCACGAAACACTCGCAAAAATGATCGGTATTCCCATTGTTACAACAGTTGCTTCGAAAGGAAAAGGCATCAAGGATTTGTTTTCAAAAATAATTGATGTTTATGAAAACACAGATCCCATCGCCAGGCAGGTTCACATCAATTACGGAACAAACATTGAAGAAGCCATCAATATTTTAAAATCGGAAATCAATAAGAACGAAGAGGTTGGTAATCTTTATTTCCCGCGTTATACTGCTATCAAACTAATCGAAAACGATAAAAGTTTTACTGATCAAATATCAAATGTACCAGGTACAGCAAATCTTCTTTCACTGGCTCAAAAAGAAAAAACAGAATTAGAGCGCGAATACAAAGAAAAATCCGACACAATCATTGCCGATGCGAAATACGGATTTATAAACGGAGTTCTTAAAGACACATTTAAACAACACAAGATTAATAAGAGGCAGACAAGTCATTCTATTGATTTCATGTTAACGCACAAATACCTGGGTTTCCCGTTTTTCATTTTCTTTTTGTGGGTAATGTTCCAATTAACTTTTTCGCTCGGAAGCTACCCGATGAATTGGATCGATTCAGGTGTTAGCGCGCTTGGCGATTTATTAGGTAATGTAATTCCGGCAGGTTCTTTACACGATTTAATTGTTGACGGAATTATAGGCGGTGTTGGCGGCGTAATAGTTTTTCTTCCGAACATTTTAATTCTCTTTTTCTGTATTTCTCTGATGGAAGATACAGGCTACATGGCCCGGGCGGCTTTTATTATGGATAAGCTGATGCATAAAATGGGCTTGCACGGAAAATCATTTATTCCTTTAATAATGGGTTTCGGATGCAATGTTCCTGCGGTCATGGCAACACGCACACTAGAGAATAGAAAAGATAGAATCTTGACTATGCTAATTCTTCCGTTCATGTCATGCAGCGCACGGTTGCCGGTTTATGTTTTACTAATCTCGGCGTTCTTTCCAAAGAATCAAGGGCTTGTTCTTTTATCCATTTACGTAATTGGAATAGCACTCGCGATTTTAGTGGCGCTGGTTTTCAAAAGAATATTTTTTGCAAAGGAAGATGTTCCTTTTGTAATGGAACTTCCGCCATACCGGATTCCGACTTTAAGAAATACAACTATTCACATGTGGAATAAAAGCGTTCAATACCTTACAAAAATGGGAACTGTAATTTTAACAGCATCAATAATTATTTGGGCGCTCGGTTATTTTCCACGCGATATAAAATATTCAAAAGATTACAACACAATGAGCAATCAAATTTCTTCCAATTCTTCTTTAACAAGCAAAGAAAAAGAAAAGGAGATTGCTCTGATTGAAATAAATAAAGAATCCGAACGGATGGAAAATTCTTATATCGGCAGGCTCGGACATTTGATTGTTCCCGTAATTCAGCCGCTCGGCTGGGATTGGAAAATCGGAGTGAGCATAATTACCGGTCTAGCAGCAAAAGAAATTGTAATCGGTTCGATGAGCGTACTTTATCAATCTGAAATTACATCCGGCGATAATTCGGTTAATCTTAAGAACAGATTGCAGGAACAGGTATTTACAAGCGGGCCTAAGATAGGAGAGAAAGTTTTTTCACCGCTGGTAGCATATTCGCTGATGTTGTTCATACTTATTTATTTTCCTTGCGTTGCAGTAATAGCGGCAATCAAAAAAGAGGCAAACTGGAAATGGGCATCATTCACAATGGTATATACTACTGTACTGGCGTGGTTTATTGCTTTTAGTGTTTATCATATTGGAAATATTTTTTAG
- a CDS encoding LuxR C-terminal-related transcriptional regulator, with protein sequence MNNRHINIAVLEPSQIIYEGLSNIFLKSGQYFQMLRIDTFDELENYFGKKKLDVIIINPSQIQNKDKEFTALKNAQTDTYWVALVYTFFNQKMLSLFDKTIHITDTPDSIIGLINKINESNSSASPTAGHEQLSDREIEVLKLVAAGLSNKEIADKLFISIHTVISHRKNISQKTGIKSQAGLTIYAILNKIIQIEDFSG encoded by the coding sequence TTGAATAACCGGCATATTAATATTGCGGTTCTTGAACCTTCTCAGATTATTTACGAAGGACTTTCGAATATATTTTTAAAATCGGGGCAATATTTTCAAATGCTCAGGATAGACACTTTTGACGAGTTGGAAAATTATTTTGGAAAGAAGAAACTTGATGTAATAATCATCAACCCTTCTCAAATTCAAAACAAGGACAAAGAATTCACTGCATTGAAAAATGCTCAGACAGATACATACTGGGTTGCGCTGGTTTATACTTTTTTCAATCAGAAGATGTTGTCGTTATTCGATAAGACAATCCATATCACGGACACGCCCGATTCAATTATCGGTTTGATTAATAAAATAAATGAATCCAATTCGTCGGCTTCACCCACTGCGGGGCACGAGCAGCTTTCCGACCGCGAGATAGAAGTATTAAAATTAGTTGCCGCGGGTTTATCAAACAAAGAAATAGCCGATAAGTTGTTCATAAGCATTCACACAGTAATAAGCCACCGGAAGAATATCTCTCAAAAGACCGGAATAAAAAGTCAAGCCGGATTGACCATTTACGCCATTTTGAATAAAATCATTCAGATAGAAGACTTTTCAGGCTAA
- a CDS encoding hemerythrin domain-containing protein has product MYQTDRKYITPEMKMSALIFDNPLILLLMEHSGLDFIVHDKTVMQLCEENKISEKVFVTFANLYNGFNLSGEENFSNNDIADIITYLKNSHNYYENEKYPEIKKYIQELYSKNTSPEIKLIDKFFNEYFEEVKEHLSYENRIAFPYFNELLRIGNQKKADRQKTNFSVDEYSEHHTDIESKLTDLKELLLKYVPVQNDRVLRRKIVVSLFELEYDLNVHSIIEETVLMPLIGKLEKSL; this is encoded by the coding sequence ATGTACCAGACAGATAGAAAATATATAACTCCCGAAATGAAAATGTCCGCCTTGATTTTCGACAATCCGTTGATCCTTTTGCTTATGGAACATTCAGGATTGGATTTCATTGTTCACGACAAAACCGTAATGCAATTGTGTGAAGAGAACAAGATCAGCGAGAAAGTTTTTGTCACATTCGCAAATTTGTACAACGGTTTTAATCTTTCAGGAGAAGAGAATTTTTCTAACAATGATATAGCCGATATTATAACATACTTGAAAAACTCTCACAACTATTATGAGAATGAAAAGTACCCGGAGATTAAAAAATACATTCAAGAGCTTTATTCAAAAAACACTTCACCCGAAATAAAACTGATAGACAAATTTTTTAACGAATATTTTGAAGAAGTGAAAGAACATCTTTCGTACGAGAACAGAATTGCATTCCCCTATTTTAACGAACTTCTGCGAATCGGAAATCAGAAAAAAGCCGACCGGCAAAAAACCAATTTTTCAGTGGACGAGTACAGCGAACATCATACGGATATAGAATCGAAACTAACCGACTTGAAAGAGCTTTTATTAAAGTACGTTCCGGTTCAAAATGACAGAGTACTCAGAAGAAAAATTGTTGTCAGTTTATTCGAACTTGAGTATGATTTAAATGTTCATTCAATAATTGAAGAGACTGTATTAATGCCTTTAATCGGCAAATTGGAGAAAAGTTTATAA